TTACTTTTCCTTTCTCTCTTTTTAGCGTTTCCAGGATAAGAGCCTTGTAAACTTTCTTAACCTGTTTTTGACGAAAGACTTCCTTGAATTTTTCAAAAATTCTTCTGTCTTTTGCAACTATCAAAACGCCTGACGTTTGTTTGTCAAGGCGGTGAACTACGAAAAGGTTCTGGGACTTTAACTGTTTCCTTAAAATTTCTTCTACGTTTGGTTTGTCTAAGTTTGAGTTTAGAAAGGGCGGTTTGTTAACAACTATCACACTTTCATCTTCGTAAAGAACATCTATCTGCGCCTTTTTAAAAAGGTAAATTGAATTCGGGATGCATACTATACTTTTGGGGCGGATGAGGGTGCGGTAGGTGGGGATTTTGCGATAGTTTACGCATACCAAGCCTTCATCTATAATCTTTTTAGCTCTTTTCTTTGAGCCTGTAACCGTTGAAACTACATCAATCAATTTTTTCCCTTCTGTTTTTACCCTTACCTTCCAGCCTAACACATTGCCTCCAGAGTTTCGGAATTATATAAAATAGACTGAAGCTATTAAAAAGATAGTTGATTTAAGGGCGAGCTATGTTAAATTTATAACTGAAAATAATTTTCAATTAGAGGAGGTGCACATGGCTCTCGTAGGACAAAAAGCTCCTGAATTTGAGCTCCAGGCATACGACCCGGTAAAAGACGCTTACACAACAGTAAAGCTTTCTGATTACGTTCCAAACAGCGAAGGTAA
This region of Desulfurobacterium pacificum genomic DNA includes:
- a CDS encoding RluA family pseudouridine synthase, which codes for MLGWKVRVKTEGKKLIDVVSTVTGSKKRAKKIIDEGLVCVNYRKIPTYRTLIRPKSIVCIPNSIYLFKKAQIDVLYEDESVIVVNKPPFLNSNLDKPNVEEILRKQLKSQNLFVVHRLDKQTSGVLIVAKDRRIFEKFKEVFRQKQVKKVYKALILETLKREKGKVNFPVSGKPALTIYEVEEKIKNLSTLVKVEIPTGRKHQIRVHFSRIGHPVVGEFLYWKDWKEPLCFAPRIMLHAYSLSFVNPITKREVNAKSPLPPDISQFIEKIKTNQIEIEEVEV